The Antarcticibacterium sp. 1MA-6-2 genome has a window encoding:
- a CDS encoding ferritin-like domain-containing protein codes for MNIIKFLDEFTSESLTKKTASRREMFGTLGSLSKKAAMVAVPFGLASGSSKAFAAQDANSAVSALQLALTLEYLEAEFYMKALDSGVLPAGSKAEAIYMQISKHEDAHVDFLQSGLGDNSVESPEFDFTVGGMFDPFNENGIGQEMAYAQLLALAQAFEDTGVRAYKGQAGNLMGTQFLRPALQIHSVEARHASEIRRLRANVIGEDLNQNALGWITLDNRGPGMPEATQDVYNGEENVTQGGVNLVDATDFQAVAVSQAFDEPMSGETASRIAGLFIVNP; via the coding sequence ATGAATATTATAAAATTTTTAGACGAATTTACTTCTGAAAGTCTAACAAAAAAGACTGCTTCCAGAAGAGAAATGTTTGGAACCCTTGGTTCTTTAAGTAAGAAAGCTGCAATGGTAGCAGTTCCTTTTGGCCTTGCATCGGGTTCTTCAAAAGCTTTTGCTGCCCAGGATGCAAATTCTGCGGTTTCTGCCTTACAACTTGCTCTCACACTTGAATATCTTGAAGCTGAATTTTACATGAAAGCTCTGGATTCCGGAGTACTTCCTGCAGGAAGTAAAGCTGAAGCTATTTACATGCAAATATCAAAACATGAAGACGCTCACGTTGATTTCCTGCAAAGCGGGCTGGGAGATAACTCAGTTGAATCTCCTGAATTTGACTTTACAGTGGGAGGAATGTTTGATCCTTTCAATGAAAATGGAATTGGCCAGGAAATGGCTTATGCTCAATTATTAGCCCTTGCACAGGCTTTTGAAGATACTGGTGTACGAGCTTATAAAGGACAGGCTGGTAACCTTATGGGAACTCAATTTCTTAGGCCTGCACTCCAAATTCATTCCGTGGAAGCGAGACATGCTTCAGAAATAAGAAGACTTAGAGCTAATGTAATAGGAGAAGATCTTAATCAAAACGCGCTGGGCTGGATTACGCTCGACAACAGAGGACCCGGAATGCCGGAAGCCACTCAGGATGTGTATAACGGTGAAGAAAATGTTACTCAGGGAGGTGTAAACCTTGTTGATGCTACAGATTTTCAAGCTGTTGCAGTATCTCAGGCATTTGATGAACCAATGTCTGGTGAAACAGCGAGTAGGATTGCCGGTTTATTTATTGTGAACCCTTAG
- a CDS encoding ferritin-like domain-containing protein encodes MLYSCSDNDDMDNMPETPSGEIFDLGSGDVGILNYAYALEQLEAAFYTNVMDGSYWASATAEEKLILEDLYKHEVIHREFFKAAITAAAPNMVLPELEFDFSGVNFSSRDSVLSTAQVLEDTGVAAYNGAGSLLETPNYLVIAGKIVSVEARHAAAIRSLFLESDTAFAGDEIIDENGLDLAKTPAQVLQEVGDKGFIVTEFTANNLPTGS; translated from the coding sequence ATGCTTTATTCGTGCAGCGATAATGATGACATGGACAATATGCCAGAGACACCTTCAGGAGAAATATTTGACCTGGGTAGTGGCGACGTGGGAATTTTAAATTATGCTTATGCACTGGAACAGCTGGAAGCAGCTTTTTACACCAATGTTATGGATGGCTCTTACTGGGCATCGGCAACTGCAGAAGAAAAACTGATTCTGGAGGACCTTTATAAACATGAAGTAATTCACCGGGAATTCTTTAAAGCTGCAATTACGGCTGCAGCACCAAATATGGTTTTACCGGAACTTGAATTCGATTTTAGCGGTGTAAATTTTAGCAGTAGAGATTCTGTTCTATCAACTGCACAAGTACTTGAAGATACCGGGGTGGCAGCATATAATGGTGCGGGAAGTTTACTGGAAACTCCCAATTATCTTGTGATTGCAGGAAAAATTGTTTCTGTAGAAGCGCGGCACGCTGCGGCGATAAGATCTTTGTTCCTTGAAAGCGATACAGCTTTTGCAGGAGATGAGATAATAGATGAGAATGGTCTTGACCTGGCGAAAACACCTGCCCAGGTATTACAGGAAGTTGGAGACAAAGGCTTTATTGTAACTGAATTTACAGCTAATAACCTGCCAACCGGATCTTAA